In Candidatus Methanomethylophilaceae archaeon, the following are encoded in one genomic region:
- a CDS encoding leucine-rich repeat protein: protein WMCDGKLLGRSTIVADDIEVSYEITRTAQEYTVTVKTVDCGTTKTVEFDVPYGTQMNVSEDTYTLSVPGFANFKADVPVSDAQYTYDFSGWMCDGKLLGRSTIVADDIEVSYEISRTLREYVVTIVSSDEDAGSVSVEEITAFYGTTIIVDGNVLTIGNSESEAIVKDSTEEYSYAFEGWDLSSRTVLGEMTVTAEFSKTLLAFVYENVWYLVLEDRSTVSAFGYDGEPVSIAVPDLVYCDDMEFVPVSIAEGAFADCTTVTSIEVGETVADIGAGAFDSPFLTSIVVSEENENYSSADGVLYDKDAAVLIRFPASMLSVQIPESVEKIGAGAFRNAGAALKENGEDAYFNYIWFPATVKTIGADAFRGSALECLKFRDGTTTIEAGAFAECGSVSYLLFNYTLETIGDGAFEGFVFIGEDKAEMKLSDAVKGFKFTGDASDSLEIYVPPVNGVIVSGDVKYKITSNEDSKDMSAISLADDSVTELVIPETITYLGFEWSVTSIASSAFAGTAIESVTTSAEIGSNAFKGCKKLESVTLEGATAIGTYAFYGCTALVSVDLGDVTVLGTSAFSGCSSLSTIDLSGVISVGKHAFYNCKALTAADLSSATTIGYGAFSGTNLQDVSFGSGLTDVDSKAFYGYTFKKINGTTKITANAENLKGHTFSGSGKVLIMES from the coding sequence GGTGGATGTGCGACGGCAAGCTCCTCGGAAGGTCCACCATCGTGGCCGACGACATCGAGGTCTCCTACGAGATCACCAGGACAGCTCAGGAGTACACCGTAACCGTCAAGACCGTCGACTGCGGAACCACCAAGACCGTCGAGTTCGATGTCCCCTACGGCACCCAGATGAACGTGTCCGAGGACACCTACACGCTCTCCGTTCCCGGCTTCGCCAACTTCAAGGCCGATGTCCCCGTGAGCGATGCCCAGTACACCTACGACTTCAGCGGGTGGATGTGCGACGGCAAGCTCCTCGGAAGGTCCACCATCGTGGCCGACGACATCGAGGTCTCCTACGAGATTTCCAGGACCCTCAGAGAGTATGTCGTCACGATCGTGTCTTCAGATGAGGATGCTGGATCCGTTTCCGTCGAAGAGATTACCGCATTCTACGGAACTACCATAATCGTTGATGGAAACGTCCTGACCATCGGAAATTCTGAATCCGAGGCCATCGTCAAGGACTCTACCGAGGAATACTCCTACGCCTTCGAGGGATGGGACTTGTCTTCCAGGACTGTCCTCGGTGAGATGACCGTCACCGCGGAGTTCTCCAAGACCCTGCTTGCCTTCGTCTACGAGAACGTTTGGTACCTTGTTCTGGAGGACCGCTCCACCGTCTCCGCATTCGGATACGACGGAGAGCCCGTTTCCATCGCGGTTCCTGACCTCGTATACTGCGACGACATGGAGTTCGTCCCCGTGTCGATTGCCGAAGGCGCCTTCGCTGACTGCACTACTGTGACCTCCATCGAGGTCGGAGAGACAGTCGCCGATATTGGCGCCGGAGCCTTCGACAGCCCGTTCCTCACGTCCATCGTGGTATCTGAAGAGAACGAGAACTACTCCTCCGCTGACGGGGTGCTTTATGACAAGGACGCTGCAGTCCTGATCAGGTTCCCCGCCTCCATGCTGTCGGTCCAGATTCCGGAGTCCGTCGAAAAGATAGGCGCGGGAGCCTTCAGGAACGCTGGGGCCGCTCTCAAGGAGAACGGCGAAGACGCTTACTTCAACTACATATGGTTCCCAGCCACCGTCAAGACCATCGGCGCGGACGCCTTCCGCGGAAGCGCGCTCGAGTGCCTCAAGTTCAGAGACGGGACTACTACCATAGAAGCAGGAGCCTTCGCTGAATGCGGCAGCGTCAGTTACCTCTTGTTCAACTACACTCTCGAGACAATCGGAGACGGTGCGTTCGAGGGATTCGTCTTTATAGGCGAGGACAAGGCGGAGATGAAGCTCAGCGACGCCGTCAAGGGCTTCAAGTTCACCGGCGATGCCAGCGACAGCCTCGAGATCTACGTCCCGCCCGTTAACGGAGTCATCGTCAGCGGCGACGTGAAGTACAAGATAACCTCCAACGAGGATTCCAAGGATATGTCCGCCATCAGCCTCGCTGATGACAGTGTGACCGAGCTGGTAATCCCCGAGACCATCACCTACCTCGGATTCGAATGGTCCGTCACCTCCATAGCCTCCAGTGCTTTCGCAGGGACTGCCATCGAGTCCGTGACCACTTCGGCCGAGATCGGCAGCAATGCCTTCAAGGGATGCAAGAAGCTCGAGTCTGTCACCCTCGAAGGGGCGACGGCCATCGGAACGTACGCCTTCTACGGCTGCACTGCTCTTGTGTCCGTCGATCTCGGAGATGTCACTGTCTTGGGCACCAGCGCGTTCAGCGGATGCAGTTCCCTGTCCACCATCGACCTGAGCGGCGTCATCTCCGTCGGCAAGCACGCCTTCTATAACTGCAAGGCGCTTACCGCCGCCGATCTGAGCAGCGCCACGACCATAGGATACGGAGCGTTCTCCGGAACGAACCTGCAGGATGTCTCCTTCGGATCCGGCCTCACCGACGTCGACTCCAAGGCGTTCTACGGCTACACCTTCAAGAAGATCAACGGCACCACCAAGATCACGGCCAATGCCGAAAACCTCAAGGGACACACCTTCTCTGGTTCGGGCAAGGTCCTGATCATGGAATCCTGA
- a CDS encoding Coenzyme F420 hydrogenase/dehydrogenase, beta subunit C-terminal domain, with product MSDVVTDLRSRGKDCCGCAACVSVCPKGAVSMVLDDEGICRSSVDILACVDCGLCSKVCPILNLDRSNDSKPSFYAYRAEESEVLRSSSGGAFFPMAQRMISRGGYVCGVVFDSDLNAVFRMTQDIAVVRDMQKSKYVFSEMGSIYGEIEEALKSGKEVLFVGCPCQVAAVKNRIKDKEKLYTADLLCAGLPAKGIYRKYLEEISEGKKIKNLIFRDSELPYGTLVIEYEDGTRKTNFRDLYFAGFLKHMFKSRSCSECEFASIPRQGDVTIGDLWNYDKIIYDLDAKTGISCVVVNSEKGREMFGVLSENATFLREIPMSFAMRFNRFNVKRPAGPASERFHYLLDRGYSVRKALDYSINSKYDVAITGFWRAPNYGGDLTYYALYNVVKDMGLEPIFVEACNPKAPPGSPPSPVHMDTKYPAFSIAPWYASKEKQAEINLRVKNVMVGSDQVWNPKLLSPGGLNAYSLDFVSAWRNSVAYASSFGATSYEADTPQKKEHIDLLKRIKHVSVREKSGVDICAKFGIDAKLVLDPVMLCDMKHYEELIDSADMEFPKRYMLAFIRHINVHMDPVLMSSALGVTSLNVGGPELDYSKPVSYPMINVHSVENWLKSISRAEFILTDSFHATVLAILFRKQFISVYGRMDEASGNGRMSTLLNSLGLSGRLFRTTEEAVQAGAHKREIDYDAVYGKLDALRAECMAWLESAIER from the coding sequence ATGTCCGATGTGGTCACCGATCTCCGCAGCAGAGGAAAGGATTGCTGCGGCTGCGCCGCGTGCGTCAGCGTCTGCCCCAAAGGCGCTGTCAGCATGGTTTTGGATGACGAAGGAATATGCAGGTCCTCAGTTGATATCCTCGCCTGCGTGGATTGCGGCTTATGCTCCAAGGTATGCCCCATACTCAATTTGGACCGCTCCAACGACTCCAAACCCAGCTTCTATGCTTACAGGGCAGAAGAAAGTGAGGTTTTGAGGAGTTCCTCCGGAGGCGCATTCTTCCCGATGGCCCAGCGGATGATCTCCCGCGGCGGATACGTCTGCGGCGTGGTGTTCGACAGCGACCTCAACGCCGTGTTCAGGATGACCCAGGACATCGCCGTCGTAAGGGACATGCAGAAATCCAAGTACGTATTCAGCGAGATGGGTAGTATATACGGCGAGATAGAGGAAGCTCTGAAATCCGGGAAGGAGGTTCTTTTCGTCGGCTGCCCATGCCAGGTCGCAGCGGTGAAGAACCGCATCAAGGACAAGGAGAAGCTGTACACCGCCGATCTTCTTTGCGCCGGGCTTCCCGCCAAAGGCATCTATCGGAAGTATCTGGAGGAGATCTCCGAGGGCAAGAAGATAAAGAACCTTATCTTCCGCGACAGCGAGCTTCCGTACGGGACTCTTGTGATCGAATACGAAGACGGCACCAGGAAGACCAATTTCCGCGATCTGTATTTCGCAGGGTTCCTGAAGCATATGTTCAAGAGCAGATCCTGTTCTGAATGCGAGTTCGCGTCCATCCCGAGGCAGGGAGACGTGACCATAGGCGACCTCTGGAATTACGACAAGATCATCTATGATCTCGATGCGAAGACCGGCATAAGCTGCGTCGTGGTGAACAGCGAAAAAGGAAGGGAGATGTTCGGCGTACTCTCGGAAAACGCTACTTTCCTCAGGGAGATTCCGATGTCCTTCGCCATGCGCTTCAACAGGTTCAATGTGAAGCGTCCGGCAGGTCCGGCCAGCGAAAGGTTCCATTATCTTCTCGACAGGGGCTATAGCGTCAGGAAAGCGCTGGATTACTCGATCAATTCGAAATATGACGTGGCCATCACCGGATTCTGGCGCGCCCCCAATTACGGCGGGGATCTCACGTACTATGCGCTGTACAACGTGGTCAAAGACATGGGTCTGGAGCCGATATTCGTGGAGGCATGCAACCCCAAGGCTCCTCCGGGATCTCCTCCGAGCCCGGTGCACATGGACACCAAATATCCCGCGTTCAGCATCGCGCCGTGGTATGCCAGCAAAGAGAAGCAGGCGGAGATCAACCTCCGCGTGAAGAACGTGATGGTCGGGTCGGATCAGGTCTGGAACCCCAAGCTTCTGTCCCCCGGCGGGCTGAACGCCTACTCTCTGGATTTCGTGTCGGCATGGAGGAATTCCGTGGCATACGCCTCATCGTTCGGAGCGACCTCTTACGAAGCGGACACGCCCCAAAAGAAGGAGCACATAGACCTTCTGAAGCGCATAAAGCACGTGTCGGTCCGCGAGAAGTCGGGAGTGGACATCTGCGCGAAATTCGGCATCGATGCCAAGCTTGTCCTGGATCCGGTCATGCTCTGCGACATGAAGCATTACGAGGAGCTGATCGACAGCGCCGACATGGAGTTCCCCAAGAGGTACATGCTAGCCTTCATCCGCCACATAAACGTCCACATGGATCCGGTCCTGATGTCCTCCGCGCTGGGGGTCACCTCGCTGAACGTCGGCGGGCCGGAGCTCGACTATTCCAAGCCCGTCTCATACCCCATGATCAACGTGCATTCCGTGGAGAACTGGCTGAAATCGATAAGCAGAGCCGAGTTCATTCTCACGGATTCGTTCCACGCCACCGTTTTGGCTATATTGTTCAGGAAGCAGTTCATCTCGGTGTACGGCCGCATGGATGAGGCATCAGGGAACGGACGCATGTCCACCCTGCTGAATTCATTGGGACTGAGCGGCCGCCTATTCAGGACCACGGAAGAGGCCGTTCAGGCGGGCGCCCACAAGCGCGAGATCGATTACGATGCCGTCTACGGGAAGCTGGACGCCCTGAGGGCGGAATGCATGGCTTGGCTCGAGAGCGCCATAGAGCGCTGA
- a CDS encoding Coenzyme F420 hydrogenase/dehydrogenase, beta subunit C-terminal domain translates to MEHVVDALEELEKSCLGCYACKNVCLSGAISIDLNEEGFLKSSVDTELCTECGTCIDVCPIINHSTGINMSRPKSYAFMANDKVLAMSSSGGAVSILAGWTLHNGGYVCGALYDDDMNVVYKLTNDRSTIRRMYGSKYVLSEMRGVYKDVKACLSQGHIVLFVGLPCHAAALRNYIGEDDKLFTVDLICSGMPSKSIYKKYIKEEAGGKRIRNLTFRSKQVPYGTLIFDFADGTSKTNFKDPYFAGFNANLYKDDCCANCDFAAAPRHADLTIGDLWDSERLFYDFDSSKGVSAVLVNNAAGRKLMNVLIENSTFLREIPFDFVRRFNRLHPEHKHHLGRKRMYYMLERGYSVRKSIKYCLEWKYDVGITGLWRVPNYGGDLTYYALFNIIKDLGLEPAMIEARSNNKFVVPGSPKRLVNAYPLYSIIPWAHDKRQQTEVNLRIYTLMVGSDQVWNPNLFEGHPETVYSYALDFSTPWRNTVAYASSFGKSTYEPETEVEKEQVKALRNIKHVSVREKSGVDICKNLGIEAKHVLDPVMLCGMQHYQALLDKATMEFPEHYGLCFIRHIGEHMEPLRLADFIGLDFVNIVGPDINLDEVRTSYPMTHAGTVENWVKSIYYADYVLTDSFHAAALCIVFGKQFTVTYGNMGEETGLDRFRSLLGMFDLECRMYQTTWDAVTSKDFGVPIDYNKVNAKLESLREESLNWLKDALEIEKEY, encoded by the coding sequence ATGGAACATGTGGTCGATGCGCTGGAAGAATTGGAGAAAAGCTGTCTGGGCTGTTACGCATGCAAGAATGTCTGCCTCAGCGGAGCGATCTCCATCGATCTCAACGAAGAAGGGTTCCTCAAATCGTCTGTCGACACCGAATTGTGCACGGAATGCGGAACGTGCATCGACGTATGCCCCATCATCAACCACAGCACCGGCATCAACATGAGCCGCCCCAAATCGTATGCCTTCATGGCCAACGACAAAGTCCTCGCTATGAGCTCTTCCGGAGGCGCCGTTTCCATATTGGCCGGGTGGACCCTCCACAACGGCGGATACGTGTGCGGAGCTCTCTACGACGACGACATGAACGTCGTGTACAAGCTGACGAACGACAGGAGCACCATCAGACGCATGTACGGCTCGAAATACGTTCTGAGCGAGATGAGAGGCGTATACAAAGACGTCAAGGCCTGCCTGAGCCAGGGCCACATCGTCCTTTTCGTCGGTCTTCCGTGCCATGCGGCAGCCCTCAGGAATTACATAGGCGAGGATGACAAGCTGTTCACCGTGGATCTGATCTGCTCTGGAATGCCATCCAAGAGCATCTACAAAAAATACATCAAAGAGGAAGCCGGGGGGAAGAGGATAAGAAACCTGACTTTCCGCAGCAAACAGGTCCCATACGGAACTCTGATATTCGATTTCGCGGACGGGACCAGCAAGACCAACTTCAAAGACCCGTACTTCGCCGGATTCAACGCTAATCTGTATAAAGACGACTGCTGCGCCAATTGCGATTTCGCGGCCGCCCCCAGGCACGCGGATCTGACCATCGGGGACCTGTGGGATTCGGAGAGGCTGTTCTACGACTTCGACTCCAGCAAAGGGGTCAGCGCGGTCCTCGTCAACAACGCCGCCGGAAGGAAGCTGATGAACGTCCTCATCGAAAATTCTACGTTCCTGAGGGAGATACCGTTCGACTTCGTGAGGCGTTTCAACAGGCTCCACCCCGAGCACAAGCACCACTTGGGCAGGAAAAGAATGTACTACATGCTTGAGCGCGGATATTCGGTCAGAAAATCCATCAAGTATTGTCTGGAATGGAAATATGACGTGGGAATCACCGGGCTATGGAGAGTGCCGAACTACGGCGGGGACCTGACATATTACGCTCTATTCAACATAATCAAGGACCTGGGGCTGGAACCCGCGATGATCGAGGCCCGCAGCAACAATAAATTCGTGGTCCCCGGAAGCCCGAAGCGCTTGGTGAACGCCTATCCCCTTTACAGCATCATACCTTGGGCCCATGACAAGCGCCAGCAGACCGAGGTGAATCTCAGGATCTACACGCTCATGGTCGGGTCGGACCAGGTCTGGAACCCGAATCTGTTCGAGGGACACCCCGAGACCGTGTATTCCTATGCCCTGGACTTCTCGACCCCGTGGCGCAATACCGTGGCGTACGCATCCTCGTTCGGCAAATCCACGTACGAGCCCGAGACGGAAGTGGAGAAAGAGCAGGTCAAAGCCCTCCGCAACATCAAGCACGTGTCGGTCCGCGAGAAATCGGGAGTGGACATATGCAAAAACCTGGGCATAGAGGCGAAGCATGTCCTCGATCCGGTCATGCTCTGCGGAATGCAGCATTATCAGGCCCTTCTGGACAAAGCTACCATGGAATTCCCGGAGCACTACGGACTATGTTTCATCAGGCACATAGGGGAGCATATGGAACCCCTCAGATTGGCCGACTTCATAGGCCTGGATTTCGTCAACATAGTCGGACCCGACATCAACCTCGATGAGGTCAGGACTTCGTACCCCATGACCCATGCTGGCACCGTCGAGAACTGGGTCAAGTCCATATATTACGCGGATTACGTGCTGACGGACTCCTTCCATGCGGCCGCCCTCTGCATCGTCTTCGGGAAACAGTTCACGGTGACGTACGGAAACATGGGCGAAGAGACCGGCTTGGACCGCTTCAGATCGCTGCTGGGAATGTTCGACCTGGAATGCAGGATGTACCAGACCACCTGGGACGCCGTCACATCCAAGGATTTCGGGGTTCCCATCGATTACAACAAGGTCAACGCCAAATTGGAGAGTCTTCGCGAGGAATCCCTGAACTGGCTCAAAGATGCCTTGGAGATAGAGAAAGAATATTGA
- a CDS encoding Coenzyme F420 hydrogenase/dehydrogenase, beta subunit C-terminal domain has protein sequence MAVNVGTELPKAKKFCVGCYACESACNHSAISMGLDAEGFCRAYVDDSACTGCESCVMVCPQLNYESESVDSPLAYALKAPQPVLSESSSGGAFSLLADFILEKGGFVCGVVFDGEFNAVYELTDDREEIAKMRGSKYVYSEMRDIYDRISEKLKADRDVLFVGLPCQVKAVRNCIGNDEHLYCVDLICGGQPSKGVFQRYVSEISSEKPISGLSFRKKGYPYGMLAIDYADGTSKLSFGDKYYAGYNRHMIKNQACGDCKFSSAPRPGDLTIGDLWGAERYIRDTDISEGVSAVLVNTRKGREMFDAISEKAAYRREVPLDFVKRFNRMGPRLAIHESRKRLFDLVGRGYPVSKSVDYCLVGRFDMGITGFWRVNDYGGELSYYALFMFFMDRGMESLMIESRNDISGLPSEPALFSNHYTANSRAKWYPNIREQSEIGARVYNAIAGPGPIWDRRIIGQDVVECYSLDFIPSWRNKISIASSFGSNVFEGSDEDRARIANAIGRLDKVSVCDLSSRSICESMGVEAKIIMDPVFLCDPRHYRDLIAKSKASFPHGYVLIYALHQKDLEGFEAAVDELGLGQIFVGNAETNFNLKSPYPVTNTYSIENWLKCIDESSFVITDSYYAAAVAILFRKPFAIVTKAEPEREGRISSLLKIAGLEGRIFVDIPELLNSGAIGEEIDYDAVHERIALGRDESIEWVLSSLQLS, from the coding sequence ATGGCCGTCAACGTCGGGACAGAACTCCCCAAAGCGAAGAAATTCTGCGTCGGATGCTATGCTTGTGAGAGCGCATGCAACCACAGCGCAATAAGCATGGGCTTGGATGCGGAAGGCTTCTGCAGAGCTTACGTGGACGATTCCGCTTGCACAGGCTGCGAGTCCTGCGTGATGGTCTGCCCGCAGCTCAATTACGAATCAGAATCCGTTGATTCGCCTCTGGCGTACGCTTTGAAGGCTCCGCAGCCGGTGCTCTCCGAGAGCTCTTCCGGCGGTGCGTTCTCCCTTCTTGCCGATTTCATTTTGGAAAAGGGAGGGTTCGTGTGCGGCGTTGTTTTCGACGGGGAGTTCAACGCAGTCTACGAACTGACCGACGACAGGGAAGAGATCGCCAAGATGCGCGGTTCCAAATATGTCTACAGCGAGATGCGCGACATCTATGATAGAATCTCTGAGAAGCTGAAGGCGGACCGCGATGTTCTCTTCGTAGGGCTGCCATGCCAGGTGAAGGCCGTCAGAAACTGCATCGGGAACGATGAGCATCTGTATTGCGTCGATCTGATCTGCGGCGGCCAGCCGTCCAAAGGCGTGTTCCAGAGGTACGTGTCCGAGATCTCATCCGAGAAGCCGATCTCCGGCCTCTCATTCAGGAAAAAAGGGTATCCGTACGGGATGCTCGCCATAGATTACGCTGACGGGACCAGCAAGCTGTCATTCGGCGACAAGTATTATGCCGGATACAACAGGCATATGATAAAGAACCAGGCGTGCGGCGACTGCAAGTTCTCGTCCGCCCCCAGGCCCGGCGATCTGACCATAGGGGATCTCTGGGGTGCCGAGAGGTACATCCGCGACACCGACATCTCGGAGGGGGTCAGCGCCGTGCTGGTGAATACCCGCAAAGGGCGTGAGATGTTCGATGCCATTTCCGAAAAGGCCGCATACAGGAGGGAGGTCCCGCTCGATTTCGTGAAGCGCTTCAACAGGATGGGTCCCAGGCTTGCGATCCACGAATCCAGGAAGAGGCTCTTCGATCTGGTGGGCCGCGGGTATCCCGTATCGAAATCGGTGGACTATTGCCTCGTCGGAAGGTTTGACATGGGGATCACCGGCTTCTGGAGGGTCAACGACTATGGCGGCGAGCTTTCCTACTACGCATTGTTCATGTTCTTCATGGACAGGGGAATGGAATCATTGATGATCGAGTCCAGGAACGACATCTCCGGCCTTCCCAGCGAGCCGGCCCTTTTCAGCAACCATTACACCGCCAATTCGAGGGCCAAATGGTATCCCAACATCAGGGAGCAATCGGAGATCGGCGCCAGAGTCTACAACGCCATCGCCGGTCCGGGTCCCATATGGGACAGGAGGATCATCGGCCAGGACGTGGTGGAATGCTATTCCCTGGATTTCATACCGTCATGGAGGAACAAGATTTCCATAGCATCCAGCTTCGGCTCGAACGTCTTCGAAGGATCGGACGAGGACAGGGCGAGGATCGCGAATGCCATCGGCAGGCTGGACAAGGTATCGGTATGCGATCTCTCATCGCGCAGCATATGCGAGTCCATGGGCGTGGAGGCCAAGATCATCATGGATCCCGTCTTCCTCTGCGACCCCAGGCATTATCGCGACCTCATCGCGAAATCCAAGGCCTCTTTCCCCCACGGATACGTGCTGATCTATGCCTTGCACCAGAAGGATCTGGAAGGGTTCGAAGCCGCTGTCGACGAATTGGGTCTGGGGCAGATATTCGTCGGAAATGCGGAGACGAATTTCAATCTGAAGTCTCCGTATCCGGTCACCAACACATATTCCATAGAGAACTGGCTGAAATGCATAGACGAGTCGTCGTTTGTCATCACGGATTCCTATTACGCCGCCGCTGTCGCCATCCTGTTCAGGAAACCTTTCGCGATCGTAACGAAGGCGGAGCCCGAGCGCGAGGGAAGGATATCCTCTTTGCTCAAGATCGCAGGATTGGAAGGCCGCATTTTCGTCGACATCCCGGAGCTTCTGAATTCCGGAGCAATCGGCGAGGAGATTGACTACGACGCCGTCCATGAGAGGATAGCTCTCGGCCGCGACGAATCCATAGAGTGGGTTCTCAGTTCGCTTCAGCTGTCCTGA